One segment of Cardiocondyla obscurior isolate alpha-2009 linkage group LG15, Cobs3.1, whole genome shotgun sequence DNA contains the following:
- the LOC139108372 gene encoding dnaJ homolog subfamily C member 8 has protein sequence MAAADCNLSGENPAKKEDEFNEFYTEVKEIEKRDSVLTPKQQIDRLLRPGSSYFNLNPFEVLQIDPSTAIEEIKKKYRRMSILVHPDKNQDDAERAQQAFEIVNKAWKTLENEETRSKCMDVIEEAKARTDHMIAEKKKKQKKEGRSENSGSILLEEETEEGYRHAVWVMTMKLFADMERRRRELATRDAEQRKRKREEELSAEAQAAMEREWQRNFEESRQSRVDSWKAFQSGTSATKQKKAKKLKAFRPPKTKAESR, from the exons ATGGCCGCCGCCGACTGCAATTTATCAGGTGAAAATCCCGCCAAGAAGGAGGATgaatttaacgaattttaCACGGAG GTTAAAGAAATTGAGAAGAGAGATTCAGTGTTGACTCCCAAACAACAAATTGACAGACTACTGAGACCTGGAtcatcttattttaatttgaatccATTTGAGGTTTTACAAATTGATCCAAGCACAGCAATAgaggaaataaagaagaaatatcGTCGT ATGTCAATTTTGGTCCATCCGGACAAGAATCAAGATGATGCTGAAAGAGCACAGCAAGCCTTTGAAA TTGTTAATAAGGCGTGGAAAACTTTGGAGAATGAAGAAACCAGATCAAAATGCATGGACGTTATTGAGGAAGCAAAAGCCCGAACTGATCACATG attgcagaaaaaaagaaaaagcaaaagaaagaaGGTAGATCTGAAAACTCGGGTTCGATACTTTTGGAGGAAGAAACTGAAGAAGGCTACAGACATGCGGTCTGGGTTATGACAATGAAATTGTTTGCCGATATGGAACGGAGGAG acgAGAATTAGCTACAAGAGATGCGGAACAGCGTAAGAGAAAACGCGAAGAGGAATTGTCCGCGGAAGCTCAAGCGGCAATGGAACGTGAATGGCAACGAAATTTCGAGGAGTCTAGACAATCGCGCGTCGATAGCTGGAAGGCATTCCAGTCCGGCACGAGTGCCACGAAGCAGAAGAAggcaaaaaaattgaaagccTTTAGACCACCGAAAACGAAGGCGGAGTCGCGATAA